Genomic segment of Pirellulales bacterium:
CGGGCAGCCCGAGGTCGCCGTGAATATCGACGTAGCGGCCCCCGCGGGTTGAGGGAAATTGGCAAACTTTGCCGATCAGCGCGAGTTTCCGGCCAGCAGGTGGCCGTCGGATGCTAGCTGCTGGCGGGTCGGTTGTTTTCGCGCTTCGCAGTCCACGCCGCCAACCGACGTTGATCCAAATTCACAATTCCTGGTAACCTACCGCCGCAAATCCCGAAGTTGCCGCGCGAAAAGGAGTTCGTCGCCGCGGCACAAGCGGGTTCGGGACGCGCCCCGAAGAAGCACCTCAGCGTGATTACGCGATCTGGAAGTCACGCGGTGCTGATCGGTTGGAAGTGTACACGGTGCAGTTCATCGCGCGGTCGGCCGTAGGAAAAAGCGGCCGGCGCGCGACAATCTTTCCTCGTCATGGATGACTTGCCATGCCTTCGCCTGCCCAAGCGGTCGCGAAATTCGCATTCCTCACGCTCGTCGTGTGCGGGCTGATTGGCGCTCGACACGAGCTGCGCGCCCAGAACACTTTGAAAATCAAAGTCGACGCCGGCGAGCCGCAATGGATCTGGTCGGCGAAGAACGCCAAGGATCAAATCCCCAACGAGCGCTGCTACTTCCGCAAGTCGTTCACGATGGGCGACGTCGAGCAGGGAAAAGTACAAATCACTTGCGATGATCGCTTCGACCTGTACGTCAATGGACGGCTCGTTGGCTCAGGCACCGAATGGCAAAAGCTGAAGAGCTTCGATATTCAGCGATTCCTCGTGTCCGGTCCAAACACGATCGCCGTCGCCGCCGAGAACACCACGCCGGGTAGCGCCGGCCTCGTGGCGCGGATCACGGTGCGACAAAAAGGAAGCACCGACGTTTCGCATTCGACCGACGCCACATGGCGAACCAGCGATCACGAAACCGTGGGCTGGGAAAAGCCCGGCTTCGATGACGCCGCCTGGCCGCTCCCGCAAGTATTGGGTGAGTTCGGTCACGCGGCCCCGTGGGGGAACAAAGTCACGGCATCCGACGGCGCGCAAATCGCGCGTTTCACCATCGCGCCCGAGTTCCGCGTCGAGCGCGTCTTGAAGGCCGACGATACGGGCTCGTTGATCGCCATGTCGTTCAACGAGTTCGGCGAAATGCTCGCCTCGCGCGAAGGCGGCCCGCTATTGATCATTACCGACAACGATCAGGACGGCGTGCCCGATACGGTGAACACCTATTGCGATCAGATCAAGACCGTTCAGGGCATCCTGCCGCTCAATGGCAACGTGTTTGCCGTGGGCGAAGGACCCGAGGGGATCGGCCTGTATCGTCTGACCGATGAGAATCAGGATCGCCAGGCCGATACCGTCAAGCTGCTTCTGAAGTTCAAGGGCGAAATGCACGAGCACGGCCCGCACGCCGTGGTACTAGGGCCCGACGGCTTGATCTATTTGATGATCGGCAATCACACAGCCTGCACTTCGCCCGAGGAAGGTGGCGGCCCGCACCATCACTGGTACGAAGGCGACCTGGTGCAACCCCGCTACGAGGATGCCGGCGGACACGCCGTGGGCATCAAGGCGCCGGGCGGCGTCGTGCTGCGAACCGATACCGAGGGAAGCTTCGTGCAGACGTTCGCCGGCGGCTTCCGCAATGCTTATGACCTGGCCTTCAATCGGCAGGGCGATCTGTTCACCTTCGATTCGGATATGGAGTGGGACGAAGGCTTGCCCTGGTACCGACCCACGCGCATCAACCACATTACCGCGGGGGGAGAATTCGGCTGGCGCAGCGGCTGGGCCAACTGGCCCGAGTACTTCTACGACGGTCTGCCGGCGACGTTGAACGTCGGACGCGGCTCGCCGACGGGCATGGTCGTCTACAACCACTACACGATGCCGGCGCGGTATCACAACGCGCTCTTTGCCTGCGATTGGTCGCAGGGACGAATTCTGGCGATCAGGATGACGCCCGGGCGCGGCAGCTACGAGGCGAAGAGCGAAGTCTTCCTCGAAGGTCGCCCGCTGAACGTCACCGACATCGAGGTCGGTCCGGACGGCTGGCTCTATTTCTGCACCGGCGGCCGCGGCACCGACGGCGGCGTCTACCGCGTCGTCTGGACAGGTAAGATTCCGCCGCGTCCGGCAACGCCGGGCGCCGTCGAAGCCATCTACCAGCCGCAGTTCGATAGCGCTTGGGGCCGACAACGGGTCGCCACCATCCAACAGAAGCTCGGCTCGAAGTGGGATCGCGAGCTGATCGGTATCGCCGAGAACGTCAAGAACAAGCCGGAGGATCGCGCGCGAGCGCTTGACCTGATGCAGTTGCTCGGGCCGTTCCCGACGGGTGAATTGCTCGTGAAGCTGTCGCGCGATCGCAGCCCAGAGATTCGCGCCAAGGTCGCTTTCTTGATGGGTTTGCATGCCGATGAAAAAACTGGGCCAGCGCTTGCTGGTTTGCTGAGCGATCCTGATCCGACGGTGCAGCGCACCGCGTGCGAAGCAATCGTGCGCAGCCACGGCGATGCGCCAACAGACAAATTGTTGAAGTTGGCCGCCAGCCCACATCGCTATGTGGCCACCGCGGCGAGCCGCGCGTTGCAACAGGCACCGCGGGATACATGGCAGGACGAAGTGCTGAACACGAAGGAACTACGTGTGTTCCTGGTGGGTGGGGCAGCGCTGGCCGCGCTCGACTCGGACCCGAATCTCGCTCGGGTGATCGTGATCCGCTGTGGGGAATGGATGAAGGGGTACGTGAGCGATCCCGACTTCATCGATTTGCTGCGGCTGATGCAAATTGCCATGCACCGCGGTCAACTCAAGGTCGACGACGTTCCGGAAGTCGCCAGGCAATTGGAACGCGAGTATCCCTCGCGCGATTACACGATCAATCGGGAGCTGTTGCGGCTGCTGGTCCATTTGCAGCAATCCGCGATCATTCCGCGGTTGCTGGAAGAACTGGAATCGAACGCCCCCATGCCGGAGAAGATCCAGGCCGCGACACACGCCCGCTTCCTGGAGTCGGGCTGGACCACGGACCAGAAAATGGCGCTTTTGGAGTTCTACGAAAAGAGCCGCGATCTGCCCGGCGGCCACAGCTATGGGTTGTATCTGGACAACTTCGGCCGTGACTTCTTTACTAAATTCAGCGAGGAAGAACGGATGCTCGTGCTCGCCCGCGGCGAGCATGCTCCGACCGCGGCGCTAACGACACTCAGCCTGATGCCGGAGAATCTGAGCAGCGAACAGCTCGAACAATTGATTCAGCTCGACGCCCGCTTGCAACCGCTGGAGCAACCGGCCGCGCAGAAGCTGCGCCTCGGTATCGTGGCCGTGCTGGCGCGCAGTGCGACGCCACGGGCCATGGCCTATCTGCGCGAACGTTTCGAAGCCGAGCCCAATCGCCGCCAGGACCTGGCCATTGGCCTGGCCCAACATCCAGACGGTGAGAACTGGCCGTACCTTCTGCGCGCCTTGCCGGTTGTCGAAGGCGGCTTGGCCCGCGAGGTTCTTGCGCAATTGACGAAGGTGGACCGCAAGCCCGAGCAGCCCGAGCCGATTCGCCAGGTGATCCTGTGCGGCCTCCGCCTGGGTGAGAACGGATCGGCGCAGGCGTCGGAACTATTGACCAAATGGACCGGCCAGCAGGCCGGCGGTGGCGGTTCGTGGGAAGCGACCATGGGCGCCTGGCAGGAATGGTTTCAGAATCAATATCCTGATCAGCCGGCCGCCACACTTCCGAAGGAAACGGCCGAAAACCGATGGACCGTGGACGAGATCGTTACTTTCCTCGCCAGCGCCGAAGGCCAAGCAGGCGATCGCGAGCGCGGCCTGGCCGTGTTCGACAAGGCGCAATGCGTCAAATGCCATCGCTTCGGGAATCGAGGCGACGGCATCGGCCCTGACCTGTCGACCGTCAGTCAGCGCTTCCAGCGGCGCGAAATCGTCGAATCCGTGATCCATCCTTCGCACGTGATCTCGGATCAATACGCCTCGAAGACGGTGCAGACCGAACGCGGCATGCAGTTTACCGGCATCGTGGGCGAGGCCGGCGTCGGGGCCGTGGTCGTGCTGCAATCGAACGGCGAGAAAGTGACCGTTCCCAAGAACGAGATCGATCAGATCTTCCCCAGCCAGAAATCGGCCATGCCTGAGGGCTTGTTCAACACGCTGACCTTGGAAGAGATCGCCGACCTGTTTGCGTATTTGTCAGCGGCGCCAGGTAAACCGAACGCCGTGGCCGAAGGGGTCGGCAAGCCGGGCATCAAGGTGCGGCAGCGGTAAGTCGCAAAATCGCGCTTCGTAGAATTCTTACGAGCGGCGGCGCTGATAGCGGCGGCTGGCGTCTTCCAGCATCTGCCGCTCGCTGGCCGATAGGCTGTCGATCCCCTCGCGCGAGACCTTGTCGAGGATCGCATCGACGCGATCGTCCAATCGTTCGCTCCCCTCGGGCCTTGGGTCGTGTACGCGCAGGCGCGGCCGCGGTCGCCAGCCTCGAAAACCGCCACTCGGCAGCAACTGCCCCAGATTGATGTGCAAGTAATAGTAGAGAGCGGCGAAGGCCGCACCAGCGAGGTGCGTTTCATAAGCCACGCGAGGACCGGCGCCACGGTGTTGCGGTCCGACAAAGCCCATGAAGTCCGAGCCGACATACAGGATTCCCAGCGCCCAGGCCGGCACCGGAAAAACTCCCCAGATGTAAATCATCCGCCGCGGGAAGTGCAGGATGTAGAGAACCATGATGCCCATCACCGCGCCCGAGGCACCCATCATGGCCGCGGCATGACGATCCCAAATCGTTTGCGAAACGACCCACGCCAACGAGGACAGGACAACGAGCGACAGGTAAATGCGCAGAAACTCCATCCGACCGTAGATCGCTTCGACATCGCGCCCGAAGAAAAACAGCACGAGCATGTTCACCAGAATGTGCCACATGTCGTACGAGTGAATGAACCCGGCGGTGAGCAATTGCCAGGCGTTCCACGGGTGCCGGAACAAATCGGGCCGCAGCGACAGATTCTCGCGCAGCGAGCCGTCGGTGAATAAATCCAGAATGTAAACCGCGACGTTGATCAGAATCAGGTTCGTGACCATCGTCCGGGCGCCACCCCCCAGAACGAAGCCCGGACGCTGTTCCTGGTAATACTCGCGATCGTAAATTCCCATGAGGGTCTCTTCCGCGCGCCGGCCGCTCGGCCGCCAGCGACAATTAATTCGCGCTTGGCGGGGACACGATTGCTCGCCCGCGCCGCGACGCATATCCGTCAAATTCTAGCCTAGAGGTGGCCGACTGGGCATGGGTACCCCGCGGCGGGTGCCGCTGAAGTGGCGGGCGCTTGCTTGTGAGCGGCTGGCGGCGATGGGATAATTGGCACGATTTGCCGCCTCGGCGTGCCTCTGGACTCCTCGCTTTCCGTTACTTCCGATAGATGGGAATAGATCTTATGCCGCAGCGACGTCTCGCCCGGTTTGCCAGTTTTGCTATCGCCATGTTCTTCGCGAGCGAGATGCTGGCCGCGGAACCAGACTGGCAACCTTTGGTGCAGGGCAATTCGCTCGACGGCTGGGTGCAGCGCGGCGGCAAGGCGAAATATCGCGCCGAAAACGGAGAAGTCGTTGGCACGAGCGTCCCGAACACCAGCAATTCCTTTCTTTGTACCGCGCGCGATTACGGCGATTTCGAGCTGGAACTGGAATTCAAGGTCGATCCCACGCTCAATTCCGGCATCCAAATCCGCAGCCAATGCTTCGACGAACCGACGGAAGTCAAAACCGCGGAAAAGACCATCAAGATTCCCGCCGGCCGGGTACACGGCTACCAGGTCGAGATCGATCCCTCGGACCGCGCGTGGAGTGCCGGCATCTACGACGAGGGGCGGCGCGGCTGGCTGAACGATTTGAAAGACAACCAGCCGGCCCGCCAGGCTTTTCGCCAAAACGACTGGAACAAAGTGCGGGTCGTGTGTCGCGGCGATTCGATTCGCACCTGGCTCAACGACGTACCCGCGGCCGACTTGAAAGACAACATGACCCCCAAAGGGTTTATCGCGCTGCAGGTGCACGGGGTAGGCAGTCGTGGCGAGCCGCTGGAAGTGCGCTGGCGCAATATCCGCATCCGCGAGCTGTAGGATTTGTAACGCCCACGGGCAATCCGCCGCTGAATGCGCTCGATTGTGGACGGCGCCATGCCGGAGAGCTACACTCAGCGCTTACTGTCTGTCTTGGACACGAATGCCAAGAGCCGAAAATCCGTCCGCAGAACTTCTGCTCACTAGCGATTCGATTCTTCGAGAGCGTGCTGGTTCGGGAACGCTCGTAAACCACGAGGAGCAATTGTCATGGCGAAACATTTTCACGTTCTCACCGTCGGCCTGCTCGCACTCGGAATATGCGCCCCGGCCTCGGCAGCCAGCCTGACCTCGGGCATGAAGAAGGGAACGCCGGCACTGAAATCGGCGGGCCCAGCCACTTTTGCACCGGAAGGAATCCTTCTCGTCGGCGACACGCAGGGAGCAAAGATCTTCGCCATCGCCACGGGAGATACCTCGAGTGGCACACCCGCCCAGCCGGTCGTGCTCGATCGCGTCGATGAAAAAGTTGCGGCACTGCTCGGCGCGGCAACGGCCGACATCTTGATCAACGACATGGCCGTCAATCCCGAGACGGGAAGCACGTTTCTCACCGTCTCGCGCGGCCGCGGCCCCGAGGCCAAGCCCGTGATCCTGCGCGTAGATTCGGCGGGCAAGCTGACCGAATTTCCGCTCACGGATGTGATGTTTTCCTCGGCCGAGATTCCCAACGCGCCGCAACAAGACAAGCAGCGCCAGGATGTCACCACCGACCTGCAGTTCACGAACGGCCAGGTGCTGGTGGCCGGATTGTCGAACGAAGAATTCGCGTCGCAACTGCGCGTGATTCCCTTCCCGTTCGCCGCGGTCGATAAGGGTACGAGCATCGAAATCTATCACGGCTCGCACGGCAAGTTCGAAACCAAGGCGCCGGTCCGCACGTTCGCCGTCTTCGATATCGCCGGCCAACCGAACGTGCTGGCCGCTTACACCTGCACCCCGCTCGTCAAGTTTCCCGTGGCCGACTTGAAGCCCGGATCGAAGGTCAAGGGAACGACGGTCGCCGAGCTGGGCAACCATAATCGCCCGCTCGATATGGTCGTGTACAACAAGGACGGCAAGGATTGGATCCTGATGTCGAATAGCGCCCGCGGTCTGATCAAGGTCGACCTGGCCTCGGTCGACAAGTCGGAGGGCATCACGGAGCGCATTCCCGACACGGCCGGCTTGCCGTACACGACGATCGAGGAATACAAGAAAGTCGATCAACTCGATCGCCTCGACAAGAACCATGCCATGTTGCTGGTGCGCAACGACGGCGGATCGTTGGCGCTAAAGGCCATCGACTTGCCGTAGCTCTGCCCCCCATGCAAGCGTTACAAGGCATTCGTTCCACCACGCTGATGCTGGTGGTGCTGGTCGTCATGGTGGGCTGCGACACGCAAAAGCCGTCGCAGTCCGCCGTGACGAATATCGGTAGCGTGGATGATCGCCACGGCGCACTGCGCGTGCAGCTCGTTGAATCCGACGATGGCGAGACAGCGAGTTTCGACTTGATCGGACTCCCGGCGAGCGAGCTGCAGGCCTTCGCCGCGCTCGATGAAGCGCAGCGCGGCGCCACGCTGCAAGTTTTCGTGGGCAAGGCCCCGACCGATGACTTGCCGGCGATCGCGGGCACGGCAACCGTCGTCGGCAATGCGTTACGGTTCAGCCCGCGCTATCCGTTCCGTAGCGGATTGCATTATTGCGTCCGCATCGACCGCGCGGCGCTCGGCAATGCTGGGGATGCCGGTGCGACGCCGGGCATCGTGTCATTTTCTCTGGCGCGTCCTGAGGGGCCCGCGACGCAAATCGCGCACGTCTACCCGACGGCGGATCGTCTGCCCGAAAACCATCTGAAGTTCTATGTGCATTTCTCGGCACCGATGAGTCGTGGCGAGGCCTACGAGCGCGTACACCTGCTCGACGCTGACGGGCATGAGCTTCCGGCCGTCTTTCTTGAGCTGGGTGAAGAGCTGTGGGATCCCGCCATGCAGCGCTTCACGCTCTTGTTCGACCCGGGGCGCGTGAAACGCGGCCTGGTGCCGCGCGAAGAGCTGGGCTCCGTGCTCACGGCGGGTCGCGACTACACATTGGTTATCGATGCCGACTGGCACGATGCGCAAGGCCAGCCCCTCGCCGCCGGTTTGCGGAAGCCGTTTCATGTAGAGGAAGTCGATCAGACGCCGATCGATATTAGCACCTGGAAGCTTGTCCCCCCGCCGGCTGCTTCGCGAGATCCGCTCGCGGTCACTTTTCCCGAACCGCTCGACCATTCCCTTTTGCAGCGATTGCTGCACGTGACGACAGCCGCAGGCGAGGCGGTAGCAGGAACCGTCGAAATCAGTCTGGCGGAAACGCGCTGGCAGTTCACGCCCGAGCAGCCGTGGCCGGCCGGCGATTATGAACTGGTCGTGGAAACCACCCTCGAAGATCTGGCCGGCAACGCCGTCGGCCGCGCGTTCGACGTCGATCTGTTCGGCCCGGTCACCGAGCGCATCGAGACCGAAACGGTGTCGCGGCCGATTACGATTGCCGCGCCGTAAACTTGCTCTCCACCAGCGTTCGGCGGAGCAGCGGCCGCCCCTCCAGCGCCTGGTTGAGCAGCAATCCGGTGATGGTTGCATACACCAGCAAGCACGCGCCGAACGTCGCCAGTTGCACGGACACCGGCGCCTGCGCCCGGAAGCGGCTGACGAGAAAGCCCGCCAGCGGCAGGATTTGCAGCGCGTGCAAAGCCACGGCATGCGCCGGCCGCAGGTCGCCGTGTTGCGTGTTCCAGTTCAAGACCGGCAGCCCAGGTCCGCCGTCGGGGCCACCGACGGAATGGGCGTCTCGGGCCACCATCAATAATCCGATGCCGGCGGCCAGAATCACGCCCGCGATTCCCGTCCGTATTCCCCACAAATAGGGCGCAGGCAACATAATGTGGCGACGGAAAAACAGAACAAGTAGCAATACGTCGAGCCCCGTGCTGAACAGGATCATCGATCCCATGATCCCGAAGACCGCGCTATTGAAGGCCGAGGTATTGTTGAAATGCGACGGCGTTCCGCGCAACGACTGCCCGGCGATGCACACGATCTCGGTAATCATCGTCACGACGGTTCCCCAGCGGATCAGCCCCTTGGCCCAGGCCGGGCCCGATAGATACGGCAGGAACCAGGCCAGCGTCCACACGTAGATCGCGATCGACGCAGCAAACTTGGCCGGCTTGATCCATGGGTTCAGGCCCAGGATCGTGCGCTGGTCCAGCGGCATCGCCAGGAGCATGAGCGCGAGTAGCGCCACCTGAAACCAGCCCAATCGCGACAGGACGCGATCACGTCGGTCGATCTCACGCAGAATCGAAAGCATGGCCGCACCCGCAGCAAGCGAACCTGGTTCCTTCGACGCATCCGCTTCATCGCGCGGCGCGAGGCCGCTTCAACGACAGAATGTGCCCAACAATTTCTGGTCCGATTTTCGAGAGTGACAAACTCTGCGCTACGGCGCACAAGTCGACGGCCGCTTTTGGCATGCCGTAGACCACCGACGTCTCGCGATCCTGGGCCAGCGTCAGCCAGCCCGCGCGCTGCAGGGCGAGCATGCCGCGACCGCCATCGCTTCCCATGCCGGTCAAAATGCCGCCGACTCCCGGCGTCGTCCAGTGCCGCGCTGCGCTCTCGCAGAAGACATCGACGGAAGGCCGGTAAGGATTTCCCAAGGGCTCCGCGGAATACTGAAATCGTCGATTCGCGCGCAACAGGAGATGATCATTCGTGGCGGCAAGCGCCACCGCGCCCGCGCGCGGCTCCTCGCCCGCCCGGGCAACAGCGACGGGTAACCGGGTGCGGGTGGATAGCCAGTGTGCCAGCCCCGAAGCAAAATCGGCAGCGATGTGTTGCACGATGACGACCGCCGCGGGAAAGTCGGCGGGAAACGTCGAAAGCACCTGCGCCGCGGCCTCGGGGCCACCAGTCGACGCGCCCAGGATGACTAGCGGCGGCAGCTCACCGACCGCCGCTGGCGGCGACACGGCCGTTACATGTGCCGCGGAAATATCCGCACGCGGGCCGCTCATGTCGGCGCCAGCACGCGAAGCGCTTATTTGCGTGCTCCGCGCCAGCTTCGCGATCCGCGCAAGCATCGGCTCGGCATCTTGCACGACGCCTCCCGGCCCGAAGGTGGGGGTGTTCACCGCGTCCAGCCCGCCATGACCCATGGCCGCATACACCTGGTTCAAGTTGCCCGTCACGCTCGAAGTTACGAGCAGAATCGGGCAGGGCGTGGCGGCCATGATGCGGCGCGTGGCCTCGACCCCATCCATGACCGGCATCACCAGGTCCATCAAGATGATGTCGGGCAAGTCGGCCGCGGCCCGGGCTACGGCCTCTTCGCCGTTTTCGGCAGTCCAGGCGATCGTGTAGGCCGGCACCGAGAGCACGGCGCGGCGCAACACCTCACGTGCCAATGCCAAGTCATTAACGATCGCGATGCGCATATCGACTCGAAGAAATGACCGCGGCTTGCTCCCCGCCGCGTGCCGCTGATTTCATCTTATCAGGCGGCGTTTGTCTACGCCGACTCGCCGATACAATCCCGCACGGCCTGCAAGAACGTGTCGTCGTGAAAGCTGCTTTTCGTCAGGTAGTAATTGGCCCCCACGTCCAGGCCGCGCAGGCGGTCCTCGGCCCGTTCCTTGTACGAAACGATGATCACGGGCAGTCCCGCCAGCGACGCTTCGCCGCGAATCAGCTTGACCAGCTCCAGGCCATTCATGCGCGGCATATCGACATCCGAGATCACCAGGTCGAACCGTTCGGCGCGCACCATGTTCCAGCCTTCTTGCCCATCGACGGCGACGGTCACATCGTAACCGCGGCTGCGCAAGATCTGCCGTTCGACTTCCCGGACGGTGATCGAATCGTCGACGACCAGCACTTTCTTCTTCGGGCCGGTCGAGGTGTCGGCGCGCGATTGACGCTGGAGCGAGCCACCTTGAATGTGGCGGTCCAGCGAGCGTATGAGGTCCTCAACATCGGCGATCAGCACGGGCGAGCCGTCGTCCAGAATCGCCGCCGCACTCGTGTTCGGCACTTTTCCAAGCCGCGGATCGAGCGGCCGTACGACCAGGTCCTGCTCGCCGCGAAAATCATCCACGATCAGGCCATACTGTCCTGTCGAATCGCTGACCAAGAGAACCAGGAATTCCTGCTTTTCCAGCGGCTGCCTCGTCAGGCCCAATGCCTGTGATGCCAGGAGCACGCCGACGTTCTGGCCATCGACCATGATAAATTGCCGATTCTCGAGCGAACGCAGCGAAGCCGACGGAACTTGCAGCAGGCGATCAATGCGATTGTGCGGAAAGGCGTACGGCTCGCCGTCGATTTCGACGATCACGGCCCGCAACACCGAGAGCGTGATCGGCAACTGCAGATGGAACGTCGCGCCTTGGCCCGGTCGTGTCGTGATTCGCACCGAACCGCCGATGCGCCGCACCGATTGCTGTACGACGTCCAAGCCCACGCCGCGGCCTGAATATTCCGTGACTTTCTCGGCCGTGGAGAAACCGGGCAGGAAAAGGAATTCCAGCACCTCGGCCGGCGTCATCGCCTGGCTCAGCTCGGCGGTCGTCAGGCCGCGCTCGACGATTTTCTGGCGGATACGATCGACGTCCAGGCCGCGACCGTCGTCGGCGATCGTGATGGCCAGCATGCCGGCCCGATGCCGCACCTCAAGCTTCACAAGACCGGTCGGTGACTTGCCGGCCGCTTCGCGCACATCAGGCATCTCGATGCCGTGGTCGACGGCGTTGCGCAAAAGATGCGTCAGCGGTGCTTCCAGCTTTTCCAGCACGTCGCGATCGACGTCCGCTTCCAGCCCGTCGATCTCCAAGCGGACTTGCTTGCCGAGCTGTCGGGCCATGTCGCGCACCAGGCGTGGAAAACCGTGCGCGCCGTCGCCAAAAGGCCGCATGCGGCTGACGATCACTTCGTGATACAGCCGGCTGTTGAGATCCTCGGCCTGGGCCGCATGATCGTCGAAAGCGGACAACCGCTCGGCCAGTACGTGCCGGCAAGTGGCCGCGCCTTGCCGAGCCTGATTCACCAGGCCAATCGTGTCTTCGTCGGCACCGCGCGCCGGCAGTGCGTGCGACAGGTTATCGAGCAGCAGGGCCACGT
This window contains:
- a CDS encoding hybrid sensor histidine kinase/response regulator, with protein sequence MSQGGEFSLFELFQEEARAHTVALSQGLLELETDAANPRRIEPLMRAAHSIKGASRIVGIDLAVKLAHVMEDVFVAAQDGNITITAADIDQLLRGTDLLAELATATEATTGAWQQTHADEIATLGEYLGQVARGARPQVVAPAPAATAVQAPTPAVVPATAPAAAVPTGAIASFDRSAAATVISSVAIPGEPVRTPDEPTMFDVFREEVRSHALAVQQGLAAYLTQNLEAAALEPLVDAAHAIRGAARLTGIDLAVALSGSLESLLAQARSGGGSLGAEHLVPIAAALRLFAELASLDEDAAPEWTERHAAEVATVVQQLEAAPASPATVPANEPVATLAPATLRTVVEKDVTGTPQPAVSEAAAIETVDDTGPAPVAAVAPAEAASAVVRVSAQSLNRLMGLAGESLVQARWLQPFSTALLKLKKHQDDVALLLDNLSHALPARGADEDTIGLVNQARQGAATCRHVLAERLSAFDDHAAQAEDLNSRLYHEVIVSRMRPFGDGAHGFPRLVRDMARQLGKQVRLEIDGLEADVDRDVLEKLEAPLTHLLRNAVDHGIEMPDVREAAGKSPTGLVKLEVRHRAGMLAITIADDGRGLDVDRIRQKIVERGLTTAELSQAMTPAEVLEFLFLPGFSTAEKVTEYSGRGVGLDVVQQSVRRIGGSVRITTRPGQGATFHLQLPITLSVLRAVIVEIDGEPYAFPHNRIDRLLQVPSASLRSLENRQFIMVDGQNVGVLLASQALGLTRQPLEKQEFLVLLVSDSTGQYGLIVDDFRGEQDLVVRPLDPRLGKVPNTSAAAILDDGSPVLIADVEDLIRSLDRHIQGGSLQRQSRADTSTGPKKKVLVVDDSITVREVERQILRSRGYDVTVAVDGQEGWNMVRAERFDLVISDVDMPRMNGLELVKLIRGEASLAGLPVIIVSYKERAEDRLRGLDVGANYYLTKSSFHDDTFLQAVRDCIGESA